In Microbacterium sp. No. 7, the genomic window AGCCGCTGATCCACGCCGGGACCGGCGCACGATACCTGTGCGACCTGCTCCGCCAAGTGCGGCAACTCCGGGACACACACCCCGATTGGCCGGCGGCGACCCAACTCACCGAGCTGGAAGCGCTCGCTCTCGCTCACAACGCCGGCCCTGGCGCACTGGAATGGTGGCCCGAGGTCAGCGCCACGGTACGCGCCTATGTGCGCACCGTCACCGACCGAGCAATGGAGTGGACAGCGCAACCTGCGCCCGGCTCCGCCTCCCCGGACTCAACGATCCCCGAGACCACCCGGGTGGTGATGCCGCTCGAGGAGGGCAGCTTCACGCACAGCAGCCCATACGGGTGGCGCACCGACCCGTTCACCGGCGAGCGACGGTTTCACGCCGGCAGCGATATGGCCGCCGCCGAAGGCAACCCGATCGTCGCGATCGCCGACGGGATCGTCCGGCACGCCGGGTACCTGGCCGGATGGAACAACATCATCATCATCGAGCACACCATCGGAGGTCAGCGGGTTGCGAGCGTCTACCTGCACATGTGGGACTGGGGCATCCACGTCCGATCCGGCGAGCATGTACGCGCCGGAGATCACATCGCCGACGTTGGCGACGAGGGCCGGTCGAAAGGCGCGCACCTGCACCTCGAGATCCGGCCGGACGGATGGCCGTCCGACACGGTGGACCCCATCCCGTGGCTGGCCGCGCATGGCGCGGTGTCCCACGCAGCGGCCCCGTCCCGGGGGACGCGATGCGGGTCGTGACTCCTGCGGTGCGGCATCCCGTCAACGTCTACCCCGATCTGGGGGCACTCGGCGGCCGGGGCGCGCTGCTCGATGTCGCCGGTGCGCTGCTCACCATCGTCCTGGTGGCGTCCTGCCTCATGCTGGTCATCTGCGCGGCCGGATGGGGGCTGACCCACTGGGCTGGGAACGTGCGCGGCGCGATGCGAGCCAGGACCGGAGTGCTGATCAGCGTCGGCGCGGCCGCGTTGGCCGGCGCGACGAACACGTGGGTGAACTACCTGCTCGCGGTAGGCGCCTCTTTCTGAGGGCAAACCCGCGGCCGCCGATGCCCTGGCGTGGCGCTCGAAAACGCGCGCGATGTCATGCCCACCCGGACCCGACTGAAGTCTTGAGATATTGCTCGGCTGGTTCGAAGAGGTTCAGTAGTACGCGCGGTGCGACGAAGCGCACACCGCCGACCGCCAGTCTGAGCAGGTCCGGCTGTTTCTGGTTGATCAGCCGAGCTCGGGGGCGTCACGGCGCGTGTGCACCACTCGGAGAATCAGGATGTCGTCTCCGTCAAGGCGGTAGAAGACGCCGTACGGAAACTGGCGCATCCGCGCGCGTCTGACGCCAGGGAACCCGTCGACCGGGGGCGCCCCCTTCGGGAACGTGATCAGCCGATCTACGACGCGGTCGAGCTGGTCGAGAAGCTGACTCTCGAGACCTTCGCCGATTGCACGGTAGTGGTCTCGAGCCTCAGTCAGATCGCGGACCGCGAGATCGGTGAGCCGGACCGTCACCGCTCGGCGCGCAAGTCAGCGCGAACGCGGTCCCAGTCGCGAATCCGCTGAGGATTCTGCGCAACCTCATCGAGCGCAGCGATGAGCAACTGCCGCTCATCATCGCTTGGCATGTAGACGGCCTCACCGAAGTGCGTCCGCAAGGCCTCCTGGATAACCTCCGACCGGGTACGATGCTCAACCGCCCGGGCACGCTCCACGATCTCGAATAGCTCCTCCGGCAGCGTGACCGCTACTTTGCGAACAGCCATCAGCCCCTCCAAACCCTTGCCGGTATGACAAAAGCATACCGCCCGGTCCCGGCGTGGGGCCACCTCGCGGACGACTCCCCGCGGCAACGAGCCCGGTGAGGACGCTCGCGCGTCCGAAGATGGGGCACTGTGCCGGTGCAGGCCCAGATCGCGGATCCCGGCACCGAAGAGGACAAGCAGACCTCCGGCTCGAGCCTGCGGTGCGCTCGCCCGTCCTGTTGAGGGGACGAGCATCCCCACCGTGCTTGTGGGACGCGTTCGCGTCTGAGTCTTGTCGTCTCCGAAAGGGTCACGGTGTTGCCTGATCTGCTGCAGGTCCTGCTGGCTGTTCCCGCCGATATCGGCGTCACTCCAAATGACAGCGGCCTGCCGGGCATCGCCCAGCTGCGCACGATCGTGGGGGCGGTCATGACGATCGGGCTCGTGCTGTCCGTGCTCGCATTGATCTGCGCGGCGATCGTGTGGGGGCTCGGCTCGTTCAGCTCCAACCCGCATCTGGCGGCGCGGGGCAAGACGGGGGTTCTCGTCGCCTGCATCGCGGCACTGGTGACCGGCGCGTCGGTGACGTTCGTCACTTTCGCGTGGAACGTCGGCCAGGCGATCTGACCGGAATGGGATTGGTCTGACGGATGTCAGTGTGCGATGCCCCCCTCATCTCCTCCGTGTGCGATGCGGCCGCAGCGACGGCCGGCGCGGTCGGCGGTTCGGTGGTCGAGGGCACGTTCGCGTGGGTGGCCGCTGCCACCGGCGCAGCGGCGGCGTGGATGTTCGAAGCGGTGTGGGTGCTGTTCGAGACCACGACGCTGGTCGATGTCACCGCACCGCACTACGTCCGCATCTACAACATCCTGTTCGGCATCGCCGTGCTGGTGATGATCATCTTCTTCCTGTTCCAACTGATCACCGGGATGGTGCGCAGAGAGCCCGGAGCGCTGGTTCGTGCCGCGTTGGGTTTGGCGCGATCCGTGCTGGGAAGCTTCCTGGTGCTGACGCTAACGGCGACCCTGCTGGAGATCGTCGACCAGCTGACCATCGGGATCATTCAGGCCAGCGGCCACACCGTCGAGGAGATGGGGGGACGCATCGCGCTGCTGCTGGCAGGGCTCGGCGCGCTGAGCCTCCCGGCGCCGGGCGCGGCGATCATCGTGACCATCTTCCTGGCCTCGATGGCGGTTGCCGCTGCGGGGATCGTGTGGTTCTCGCTGCTGATCCGCAAGTGCCTGCTGCTGGTGGCGATCGTCCTGGCGCCGCTGGCGCTGTCTGGCGGAGCGTGGGAGTTCACCCGCGGATGGGTGTCGAAGTGGGCGCTGCTGGTGGTCGCGCTGATTTTCTCCAAGCTCGTGATGGCGGTCGTGTTCCTGATAGCGGTGGGACAGATGAGCGCGCCGATCGATCTGGATCTGGCATCGCTGGCGGAGCCGGTCTCGGGGATCGTGTTGATGCTGATCGCCGGGTTCGCGCCCTACCTGGTCTACAAACTGGTCTCTTTCGTCGGCTTCGACTTGTACGCGGCCACCTCCACCGAGCAGGAGGCGAAGCAGGCGGTGAACCGGCCCATCCCGATCCCGCACCTGCCGCAGAGCCTCCCGCCTCGCGGATCTGGCGGGTCCCCCGCGCCGACACCGGCCCCTGCCGCCTCGGCGGAGGGGACAGCTGCCGCGGGGGTGGGGACCCCGGCGGCAGGAGCCGGGGCGGCACAGGGCGGCGGTTCCGGGGCGGCGGCGCCCGCGACCGGCAGCACGGGAGCGGCTGGCGGTGCGGGCGCGGCAGTTCCGGTGGCCGCAGGCGTGGTCGCGGCGGTCGAGGTGGCGCGTGCCACCGCGGGGGCGGGCCGCGCCGTAGGCGCGACGGTCGGGGCGGACGTGACCGGTCACGCCGATGCTGCGACTCGACCGTCAGGCGCCGTTCCGCCGCGGGAGGGGGTCAGCGGTGGGTAGTCGGCAGGAGCGACGCCGATGAGCGACGAGACTCCGGGGCTGTCCCCGGTGAGCATGTCTCGGCTGCGGCGGCGCAGCGTCATCCTCGGGCTGTCGGCCGGTCAGGTCGCCGTGTTGGCCACGAGCGGGACGGTGCTGCTGATCGCGCTCTACATCGCCGGCAGTATCGGCGTCGCCTGGACATCACCGGCCTGGGCGCTCGGGCTGGCTCTCGCCTACACGCCTGTCGCGGGGCAGCCCGCCGTCGAGTGGGCGCCGGTGGTGTCCCATTGGGCGCTACGACGGGCCGCCGGGCAGACCCGGTTCCGCCGGCAGGCCACCCCGCCCCACCGAGCGGGTCAGCTGGCGCTGCCCGGAGACGCCGCCCGACTGCGGCACCTTCAGGATCCGGTGACCGGGTGTGCGATGGTCCACGACCCGTACGAGTCGACGCTGACCGCGACACTGCTCGTCTCGTATCCGAGCTTTGCGCTGCTGGACCCCGCAGATCAGGAGCGGCGGGTGCACGGATGGGGCCGAGTGCTCGCCGGCTGCTGCCGCTCGCCGCGCATCGCCCGTCTGCAGGTGATGGAGCGGACCGTGCCCGACACCGGGTCCGGGCTTGCCGCATGGTGGGCCGAGCACGGCATCGACGACGGCTCCTGGGTCGCCGGCGTGTACCGGGATCTGGTCGCCGACGCCGGCCCGGCCGGCGAACGACACGTCACCACGATCTCACTGTCGGTGAACCTTCGCGCCGCGGCCCGGTCGATCCGAGCCGCCGGCGGCGGGATGCGAGGGGCAGCGGCCGTGCTGCGGCAGGAGATGTCGGCGCTCTCCACCGCATTGCGGGTCGCTGACCTGCAGCCGGGACCATGGTGCACTCCGGGCGAGGTCGCCGAGATCATCCGCACCGCGTACGACCCGGCAGCGGCCGCGACCCTGGATCAGCATCCCCTCGGGCGCGACCTGGCCACGGCCGGGCCGCTCGCAATCGACGAGGAGTGGGACCACTTCCGCAGCGACTCGGCCTTCCATGCCGTCTACTGGATCTCGGAGTGGCCCCGCGCACATACCTACCCCGGGTTCCTGAGCCCACTGATCCTCACCAGCGGGGTTCGGCGCAGCTTCACACTTCTAGTCGACCCGGTCCCCGCGCACATCGCTGCACGACAAATCCGCAAGCGCAAGACCGGACACCTCGCCGACGCCGCCCAGCGCGCCCGCATCGGGCAGATCGAAGACGCCGGCGCCGCCGCCGAGTACGCCGACACCCTGCAGCAGGAGGCGGAACTCATCCAGGGACACGGGGCGCTGCGCTACACCGGCCTGGTCGCCGTCTCCGGCCCTACACCGCAGGATCTCGAGGCCGCCTGTGCCGTGATCGAGCAGGCCGCATTGCAGTCCTCCTGCGAGCTGCGCCGACTCGTCGGACAGCAGGCGCAGGCATTCACCGCCGCCGCTTTGCCCTTCTGCCGTGGCCTCTAGAAGCACACCGACCGCGGCTCCCCTCCTGCGATGAAAGGCGACACATGACCGCACAGACTGCCGGCCGCTCCCGTTCAGGCGAGGCGGACGATCTCGACGCTATGGTCGTGCCGCGCGGCGGCAAGCCCGGACCACACGCCCTGCGAATGTGGCGGCGATTCCGGGTGCCCGCGCACCAGGACACGTCGGCGCGGGTCCGAGGCGTGTACCCCTTCCTCGCCGAGGGGAACCTGCCCAACGGCGGGGTATATGTCGGTCAGGACATGTACTCCGGTGGCGCGTTCGTGTACGACCCGTGGGTGCTGTACGCAGCCGGGGTCATCACGGCACCGAACCTAGTGATTGCCGGGATCGTCGGCGCCGGCAAGTCCGCGCTGATCAAGTCGCTCTACACTCGCAGCATCCCGTTCGGACGGAAGGTCTACGTCCCCGGAGACCCGAAGGGGGAGCACTCCGCGATCGCCGAAGCCGTCGGCGGGAAGGCCATCATTCTCGGCCACGGGCTGCGCACCCGGCTCAATCCGCTGGACGCCGGCCCCCGCCCCGCCGACGTCGCCGACGCGGAATGGAAGGCGATGGTCAACGCCCGCCGCCTCGACCTGGTCGGCGCCCTCGCCGAGACCATGCTCACCCGCCCGCTCACCCCCATCGAGCACACCGTCGTCGACCGAGCGCTCAACCAGGCTGTAGCGCAGACTCAGACACCGATCCTGCCGATTGTCGTCGAGCGCATCCTCGAGCCCGACCCCGGGCAAGACTCGAGCCTGGTCGAGGACGGGCGCATGGTCGGGCATGCACTGCGCCGCCTGGTCTCCGGGGATCTGCAGGGTCTGTTCGACGGCCCCTCCACCGTGGCGTTCGACCCGTCGCTGCCGATGCTCTCCCTGGACCTCTCGCGGGTGGCGAACAGCGACGCGCTGGTGTCGGTGCTGATGACCTGCGCCAGCGCCTGGATGGAGGCGGCGCTGTCCGACGCCGCCGGAGGGCACCGGTGGGTGATCTACGACGAGGCGTGGCGGCTGATGTCACAGCCGGCGCTGCTGCGCCGCATGGATGCGCAGTGGCGGCTCGCCCGGCACTTCGGCATCGCCAACGCCCTCCTGTTCCACAAGCTCACCGACCTGGACACCGTCGGCGACGCCGGGTCAGCGCTACGCGCTGTCGCAGCCAGTCTGCTCGCCAACACCGAGACTCAGATTATCTACCGGCAAGGAGCCGATCAGGTCGGCCCCACCGCCCTCGCCCTCGGACTGACCAGAACCGAACGACAGCTGCTGCCCACCCTCGGGGTCGGGCAAGGGCTGTGGCGGATCAAGGGACATGCGCGGCTTATCGAGAACCGCCTGCACCCCACCGAAAGACGAGCCTTCGATACCTCCACCCGGATGGCCGAGCCGGACCCAGCCCCCAACCCCGATCTCCCTGCACCATCGCACCGTCAGGAGTCCCCATGAAGCACCGCCGCCGCACCCACATGCCTGTCTCTTCCGGGCGCGCGGACCCGACACAGATCGACGTCGTCATGCTCGGCGACGATCTCGCCGTGGTGCGCAGGGACAACATCACTGTGCCCGGCGGATACGTCACCCGCGCGCAAATCCCGAGGCGCCTGTCAGACCTGGTCTCCGCCGAAGCCGCCCCGACCTCGGTGGTGATCATTGAACCGGACGGGACCCGCCACACCGACACCCTGCATCCACCCGTCGCGGAGATCGGCACGTCGCCGAGCACCACAACGCCCGGACAGCCACCCCTGCACGGGGACGGATTCCTGCCAGGCGAGGAGGTGCAACTGCTGGCCCTCGTCTCCGCAACCCGCGCAGACGCCGACGGGCACGCCACCGCGGGCGCCGCGCACGGCCAGAACGTCGCACTCCTGTACGGCGCCATCTCCGGCACCGTCGTCCGCGACCCCGAGCGGATCTGATGAGCCAGGGCAGCGCCCCGCCCGGCGGGGAGACCCTGACCAACCTCGCTCTCGGACTGGTGGGCATCCTCGTCGTCGGCGCGGGAGTGCTCCGCGTCGCCGTCACGATCAGCTGCGGGATCCAGCAGCTTCCCGACTCCCCCGCTGGGATGGCAGCAGTGACAGCGGTCCTCCGCACCCCCGGAGACCCGGGCGCGGCGATCGGCGTGGTAGGGCTGAACCCGGCCCTCTACTGGACGATCGTCGCCGCGCTCCTCGCCGCTGTAGCCGGGGTCGGCTACGGCGCGGCGCGGCTGCTCCAGGCGCCATCCCGACCGGACCCGCGCAGCCGGCCCGGGACAGCCACCCGCCGCGACGTGGCGACTGCCGCCTCCGCGCAGGCGCTGCGCGCCCGCAGCCGCACGCTGCGCCCCTCCTTGCACCGCCCGAGTGCCCGGGACGTCGGGTACCTGATCGGGCATGCCCACGGCCTGCCGCTGTGGGCGAGCGTCGAAGATTCGATCCTGGTGCTCGGCCCGCCCCGGTCCGGGAAAGGGGTCAACATCGTCATCAACGCCATCCTGGACGCACCCGGCTCAGTGATCACCACCTCCACCCGCCCCGACAATCTGACCACTACCCTCCCGTCCCGCCGCCGACACGGACCGGTGGCAGTGTTCGACCCGCAGCAACTCGCGCCCGGACTCCCCGCCGGACTGCGCTGGTCTCCGGTCCGGGGCTGCCAGGACCCGCTCACCGCGATGACTCGCGCACGCGGGCTGGCCGCATCCACCGGGTTCGGCGGCGTCGACAACGGTGACTTCTGGGAAGGCAAGGCGCGCGTAGCCATCCAGAGCCTGTTGCATGCCGCCGCGCTCGACGGCCGCGACGCGTCCCATCTGCAGTCGTGGGCGCTCAGCCCTGCCGCCGCCCAGGACGCGGTGCGCATCCTGCAAGCCCACCCGTCCGCTGCCGAGGGATGGGCGGACGGGCTGGACTCCATGCTGCAGTCGGACCCACGCACGCGCGACTCCATCTGGCAAGGCGTCGCCCTAGCGTTCGCCGCGTTCGCCGACCCCCGGGTGCTGCGCACCGTCACCCCCACCCCCGAGGACGAGTTCGACCCCGCCCGGTTCCTGGACCAACACGGCACCCTGTATATCCTCGCAAGCGGCGCGAGCGCCGGAACTGCCGCGCCGCTGGTCGCAGCGTTCATCGAAGACCTCGTCGAAGTCGCCCGCAAGAAGGCGGCGGCGTCCCCCGGGGCACGACTCGACCCGCCGCTGCTACTCGCCCTGGACGAGATCGGCAACCTCGCACCCCTGCCGTCGCTGCCTACCCTGATGGCCGACGGCGGCGGCACCGGCATCACGACGATGCCAGTGCTGCAATCCCTCGCCCAAGCCCGCAGCAAATGGGGCGAGCATCAGGCCGCGGCGATCTGGGACGCCGCGATCGTCAAGATCCTGCTCGGCGGCGCCTCCTCGCCCCGGGACCTCGAGGACGTGTCCGCGCTGGTCGGGGAACACGACGAGACCACCGACTCGATCAGCAGCGACCGCCACGGCGGACGAACAGTGAGCCGCTCCACCAGAAGAGCGCGGATCCTGCCTCCGAACGTGCTGCGCACCATGCCCGCCGGGGTCGGAGTGGTGCTGCTGCGCACCGTCCCCGCCATCGTCGCCACACTGCGGCCCTGGATGTCTCGCCCCGACGCGAAGCAGCTGCACCAGGACCGTGCCACCACCGAAGCGGTCCTTCGCCGTCCCGCCGGCGAGAGCTCGCGACTGACCTCGCACACCAGCCAGATGCCGCCGACGGAAGGATCGTGAGGAGAATGGCCCTACGCACATCGACCGGGATCCGCGGGTTCGTCGTCTCCGACCCGCTGCTCACCCACACCCTGCAGCGCGCACGACTGTACTTCCGGTTCGGGCAGGAACGGCCCGGCAGCCCCGCCGCGGAACGCGAGTACGACTACGGCGACATGGTTCTGTTCGGCTCCGCGGCGGAATCCGCGTACGAACATCTCCGAAAGGGGGACAGGTTCACCGCGGAGGGAAGGGTGCGCACCGACGAGACCGGTAGGTCCCAGTTCATCGCCGGCAGCATCGGCGTGAACGGTCAGAACCACCACATCCGTGTCCTGCATAGCCCGGCCGCAGCCCGTGACGCAGCCAGTGCGGACCCGCCGAGCGCCCCCGAGCGCCTGGCGAGCTCAGCCACCCGCGAATGAGCGCCCCACCGCGATCCGGGCAGGAACCTCTTGACGGGTTCGACGACCTGGATAGCGAGATCAGTGACCTGCTGGGCGGGGCGTTCCGTCCCGTGAACTGGCTCACCCTCACCGCCGACGAAGCCGCCGACGCATGGGAAGACCTGGACAGCTGGGTCGACTGGCTTCGCCACGAGTACGGTCTCCCCGCTGGGACCATCCCACCGTGCTGGCACCTGCACCCAGAACTGGTGTGGGAGCTGTCCGCCCTGCAGCGCGCCTGGCTGACCAATTACGATCCGCAGCACAACGCCGACGGCCCACTGTCCTGGCATCGGCTCTATGCCGAGGCGCGGGACCGTCTGCGCGAGTGGACGACGACCGCCGGGTGCAAGCTCGACCGGCACCGCCGCACCCGCCAGACCAGCTGGCCCGGCGAACCACGCCAACCGGACATCGTCGACGAGACCATCGCAGATCGGGGCGCGAGCTTCCGCGCGCACGTGCGAGACGATATCGCCCAACGCACCCACATTGTCAGCGACCCCCGCGGCTGATCCATTCCGTCCCCGTCAACGGGCCGGTCGTCGGCCGGGAGGCTCACGTGTCCCAAGTAGACCATCGGGTGCGGTGTCGCGTCGCGTGCGAATGCGACCGGCGGCCTACCCCGCGGACAGCGTGCTCTCCGCACGCGCCACATGGCCGCCGGCCCCGCCGGCCCCTACCGCTTCGCCCCTCCGAGCGGCGCGGTGCTCCCTCCATCGAGCGACGATGAGGCGACTGGTCGCCCACGGCACCAGCATCACGAACCTCACCGTGTTGTAGATCGCCACGAGGAGGACCAGATGCCAAGCGCTCAGGCCGTCGTGCGCGGCGAGAGTCCCCGCCAACGCCGCAATGACCCCGTAAAGGATGACACCGGCCGCTCCGACCGGGAACGCCCAGCGGTACCCGGTCCGGGTGAGGACGCGCCGGATCACGAAGTTGCTGGGAGTGACTCGGTGCAGCGTGGTGGCGATCTTTGCGACGATGGCGATGACAGCGACGATGAAAACGAACATGTGGGCTCTCCCGGGC contains:
- a CDS encoding M23 family metallopeptidase, translated to MKKILAGLLAAVLLLPGVTLTAVATVVAVSLAGCAPGPGPGALATDAPVLPNARTWVRVAAAACADIPEAWFAAVMAQESNFDPDAYADDINGGTWGLFQINSSVWTATYGAPWSADRNGNGTWDVREPLIHAGTGARYLCDLLRQVRQLRDTHPDWPAATQLTELEALALAHNAGPGALEWWPEVSATVRAYVRTVTDRAMEWTAQPAPGSASPDSTIPETTRVVMPLEEGSFTHSSPYGWRTDPFTGERRFHAGSDMAAAEGNPIVAIADGIVRHAGYLAGWNNIIIIEHTIGGQRVASVYLHMWDWGIHVRSGEHVRAGDHIADVGDEGRSKGAHLHLEIRPDGWPSDTVDPIPWLAAHGAVSHAAAPSRGTRCGS
- a CDS encoding DUF6112 family protein, which codes for MRHPVNVYPDLGALGGRGALLDVAGALLTIVLVASCLMLVICAAGWGLTHWAGNVRGAMRARTGVLISVGAAALAGATNTWVNYLLAVGASF
- a CDS encoding type II toxin-antitoxin system RelE/ParE family toxin → MTVRLTDLAVRDLTEARDHYRAIGEGLESQLLDQLDRVVDRLITFPKGAPPVDGFPGVRRARMRQFPYGVFYRLDGDDILILRVVHTRRDAPELG
- a CDS encoding ribbon-helix-helix protein, CopG family; the encoded protein is MAVRKVAVTLPEELFEIVERARAVEHRTRSEVIQEALRTHFGEAVYMPSDDERQLLIAALDEVAQNPQRIRDWDRVRADLRAER
- a CDS encoding DUF6112 family protein is translated as MPDLLQVLLAVPADIGVTPNDSGLPGIAQLRTIVGAVMTIGLVLSVLALICAAIVWGLGSFSSNPHLAARGKTGVLVACIAALVTGASVTFVTFAWNVGQAI
- a CDS encoding conjugal transfer protein TrbL; this translates as MSVCDAPLISSVCDAAAATAGAVGGSVVEGTFAWVAAATGAAAAWMFEAVWVLFETTTLVDVTAPHYVRIYNILFGIAVLVMIIFFLFQLITGMVRREPGALVRAALGLARSVLGSFLVLTLTATLLEIVDQLTIGIIQASGHTVEEMGGRIALLLAGLGALSLPAPGAAIIVTIFLASMAVAAAGIVWFSLLIRKCLLLVAIVLAPLALSGGAWEFTRGWVSKWALLVVALIFSKLVMAVVFLIAVGQMSAPIDLDLASLAEPVSGIVLMLIAGFAPYLVYKLVSFVGFDLYAATSTEQEAKQAVNRPIPIPHLPQSLPPRGSGGSPAPTPAPAASAEGTAAAGVGTPAAGAGAAQGGGSGAAAPATGSTGAAGGAGAAVPVAAGVVAAVEVARATAGAGRAVGATVGADVTGHADAATRPSGAVPPREGVSGG
- a CDS encoding SCO6880 family protein — its product is MSDETPGLSPVSMSRLRRRSVILGLSAGQVAVLATSGTVLLIALYIAGSIGVAWTSPAWALGLALAYTPVAGQPAVEWAPVVSHWALRRAAGQTRFRRQATPPHRAGQLALPGDAARLRHLQDPVTGCAMVHDPYESTLTATLLVSYPSFALLDPADQERRVHGWGRVLAGCCRSPRIARLQVMERTVPDTGSGLAAWWAEHGIDDGSWVAGVYRDLVADAGPAGERHVTTISLSVNLRAAARSIRAAGGGMRGAAAVLRQEMSALSTALRVADLQPGPWCTPGEVAEIIRTAYDPAAAATLDQHPLGRDLATAGPLAIDEEWDHFRSDSAFHAVYWISEWPRAHTYPGFLSPLILTSGVRRSFTLLVDPVPAHIAARQIRKRKTGHLADAAQRARIGQIEDAGAAAEYADTLQQEAELIQGHGALRYTGLVAVSGPTPQDLEAACAVIEQAALQSSCELRRLVGQQAQAFTAAALPFCRGL
- a CDS encoding ATP-binding protein, encoding MPWPLEAHRPRLPSCDERRHMTAQTAGRSRSGEADDLDAMVVPRGGKPGPHALRMWRRFRVPAHQDTSARVRGVYPFLAEGNLPNGGVYVGQDMYSGGAFVYDPWVLYAAGVITAPNLVIAGIVGAGKSALIKSLYTRSIPFGRKVYVPGDPKGEHSAIAEAVGGKAIILGHGLRTRLNPLDAGPRPADVADAEWKAMVNARRLDLVGALAETMLTRPLTPIEHTVVDRALNQAVAQTQTPILPIVVERILEPDPGQDSSLVEDGRMVGHALRRLVSGDLQGLFDGPSTVAFDPSLPMLSLDLSRVANSDALVSVLMTCASAWMEAALSDAAGGHRWVIYDEAWRLMSQPALLRRMDAQWRLARHFGIANALLFHKLTDLDTVGDAGSALRAVAASLLANTETQIIYRQGADQVGPTALALGLTRTERQLLPTLGVGQGLWRIKGHARLIENRLHPTERRAFDTSTRMAEPDPAPNPDLPAPSHRQESP
- a CDS encoding type IV secretory system conjugative DNA transfer family protein encodes the protein MSQGSAPPGGETLTNLALGLVGILVVGAGVLRVAVTISCGIQQLPDSPAGMAAVTAVLRTPGDPGAAIGVVGLNPALYWTIVAALLAAVAGVGYGAARLLQAPSRPDPRSRPGTATRRDVATAASAQALRARSRTLRPSLHRPSARDVGYLIGHAHGLPLWASVEDSILVLGPPRSGKGVNIVINAILDAPGSVITTSTRPDNLTTTLPSRRRHGPVAVFDPQQLAPGLPAGLRWSPVRGCQDPLTAMTRARGLAASTGFGGVDNGDFWEGKARVAIQSLLHAAALDGRDASHLQSWALSPAAAQDAVRILQAHPSAAEGWADGLDSMLQSDPRTRDSIWQGVALAFAAFADPRVLRTVTPTPEDEFDPARFLDQHGTLYILASGASAGTAAPLVAAFIEDLVEVARKKAAASPGARLDPPLLLALDEIGNLAPLPSLPTLMADGGGTGITTMPVLQSLAQARSKWGEHQAAAIWDAAIVKILLGGASSPRDLEDVSALVGEHDETTDSISSDRHGGRTVSRSTRRARILPPNVLRTMPAGVGVVLLRTVPAIVATLRPWMSRPDAKQLHQDRATTEAVLRRPAGESSRLTSHTSQMPPTEGS
- a CDS encoding single-stranded DNA-binding protein gives rise to the protein MALRTSTGIRGFVVSDPLLTHTLQRARLYFRFGQERPGSPAAEREYDYGDMVLFGSAAESAYEHLRKGDRFTAEGRVRTDETGRSQFIAGSIGVNGQNHHIRVLHSPAAARDAASADPPSAPERLASSATRE